The proteins below are encoded in one region of Juglans microcarpa x Juglans regia isolate MS1-56 chromosome 4D, Jm3101_v1.0, whole genome shotgun sequence:
- the LOC121260173 gene encoding MDIS1-interacting receptor like kinase 2-like, whose protein sequence is MNGLLHVDVSYNELQGPIPNSKAFVQAPMEDFQGNKGLYGNGRGLRPCKHISKRSHKGVLVVIFPIVGSLLFLLAFFGILLVLQRRKKDLQSKESNKQNGGLLSILTFDGRKMYEEIKKATEGFNDMYCIENGGCGVVYKANLPSGEIVAVKKLNPQPDGDQKIIEKQFLNEIRALTEIRHRNIVQLHGYCSQIRHSLLVYEYLEFGSLTTIMENEEAAKELDWRKRLNIVKGVAHALSYMYHDCSPPIIHRDIKSSNILIDSQHEAHVSDFGIAKLLELNSSNWTSFAGTYGYIAPEFAYTMKVSEKCDVYSFGVLSLEVIKGKHPGDSISSLSSPSTKENIHLKDVLDQRLPFPERQILDDLVVVVNLATKCLNANPQSRPTMLIISQVLSSKTSRS, encoded by the exons ATGAATGGCTTGTTGCATGTTGATGTATCCTACAATGAGTTGCAGGGTCCCATTCCCAATAGCAAAGCATTTGTACAGGCTCCCATGGAAGACTTTCAAGGGAATAAGGGATTGTACGGGAATGGTAGAGGGCTACGACCATGCAAACATATCTCAAAAAGGTCCCACAAAGGAGTGCTTGTAGTAATTTTTCCTATCGTTGGAtcacttttatttcttcttgcTTTCTTCGGAATTCTTCTCGTTttacaaagaagaaagaaagatctACAATCGAAAGAAAGCAACAAGCAGAATGGAGGACTACTTTCGATATTAACTTTCGATGGAAGAAAGATGTATGAAGAAATCAAAAAAGCAACTGAAGGTTTTAATGACATGTATTGCATCGAAAATGGAGGATGTGGAGTCGTCTATAAAGCAAACTTGCCATCTGGTGAGATAGTAGCAGTGAAGAAACTCAACCCGCAACCTGATGGTGATCAGAAAATAATCGAAAAGCAGTTCTTAAATGAGATAAGGGCATTAACCGAAATACGACATCGAAACATCGTCCAACTTCATGGATATTGTTCACAGATTCGACATTCGCTTTTGGTTTATGAGTACCTCGAATTTGGCAGTTTGACAACAATTATGGAGAATGAAGAGGCTGCTAAAGAATTAGACTGGCGTAAGAGGTTGAATATTGTTAAAGGAGTGGCTCATGCCTTGTCTTACATGTACCATGACTGCTCACCACCAATAATTCATCGGGACATAAAAAGTAGCAACATCTTGATAGATTCTCAACATGAGGCACATGTTTCAGACTTTGGCATAGCTAAGCTTCTCGAGCTAAACTCATCCAATTGGACATCCTTTGCAGGCACATACGGATATATAGCACCag AGTTTGCTTATACAATGAAGGTGTCTGAGAAATGTGATGTATATAGCTTTGGGGTGCTGTCATTGGAAGTCATAAAAGGAAAGCATCCAGGTGATTCCATCTCCTCACTTTCATCTCCATCAACTAAGGAAAATATACACCTGAAGGATGTTTTGGACCAACGCCTTCCATTTCCAGAACGTCAAATTTTGGATGATCTTGTCGTTGTTGTAAACCTTGCAACTAAGTGCTTGAATGCTAATCCACAATCTAGGCCTACTATGCTCATAATTTCTCAAGTTTTATCTTCCAAAACCTCACGGTCCTAG